A genomic region of Streptomyces rimosus contains the following coding sequences:
- a CDS encoding HNH endonuclease → MSSVTKYTPELLAEAAKSCSSLDEVIVFFGTQPYGRLRRYLRRRFEQFGIDISHFPKRRAYERNRPRPTRDALCEAVSASMSVADVVRKLDRPDNTRTRHLLYQWIAEDGLSTAHFLGQAHRRGKPSPTPMKPPEQILVKHDGVRRTKTVLLRRALRQTGVPERCATCGTGPVWTGKPLTLEVDHINGDWSDDRTENLRLLCPNCHAATRTWCRGGARPASFR, encoded by the coding sequence ATGAGCAGCGTCACCAAATACACGCCGGAATTGCTGGCGGAGGCGGCCAAGAGTTGCTCCAGCCTCGATGAGGTCATCGTCTTCTTCGGCACCCAGCCTTACGGGCGCCTGCGCCGGTATCTGCGCCGCCGATTCGAGCAGTTCGGCATCGACATCTCACACTTCCCGAAGCGGCGCGCGTACGAGAGGAACCGACCCCGGCCGACGCGGGACGCGCTCTGTGAGGCCGTTTCCGCCTCGATGTCGGTGGCCGACGTCGTGCGCAAGCTGGACCGCCCCGACAACACGCGGACTCGGCACCTCCTGTACCAGTGGATCGCCGAGGACGGCCTCAGTACCGCCCATTTCCTGGGCCAAGCCCATCGCCGAGGAAAACCGAGTCCCACGCCCATGAAGCCGCCCGAACAGATCCTGGTGAAGCACGACGGGGTGCGTCGGACGAAAACGGTCCTGCTGCGGCGAGCCCTCCGGCAGACCGGGGTGCCCGAGCGCTGCGCCACCTGCGGGACCGGCCCGGTATGGACCGGCAAACCCCTGACGCTGGAAGTCGACCACATCAACGGCGACTGGAGCGACGATCGCACCGAAAACCTCCGCCTGCTGTGTCCCAACTGCCACGCGGCAACTCGAACATGGTGCCGAGGTGGCGCTCGGCCTGCTTCCTTCCGCTAA
- a CDS encoding SCO1431 family membrane protein, whose translation MTTSAATATTGARTRTGGPKDDSNLLEHIVGWTLVVVLAMLLTQTGLV comes from the coding sequence ATGACCACTTCCGCTGCCACCGCCACCACCGGGGCCCGGACCCGCACCGGCGGCCCCAAGGACGACTCCAACCTGCTGGAGCACATCGTCGGCTGGACGCTCGTCGTCGTCCTGGCCATGCTGCTGACCCAGACCGGCCTGGTCTGA
- the rdgB gene encoding RdgB/HAM1 family non-canonical purine NTP pyrophosphatase: MKRLILATRNAGKITELRAILDAADLDVELVGADAYPDVPDVKETGVTFAENALLKAHALARATGHPAVADDSGLCVDVLGGAPGIFSARWAGRHGDDRANLDLLLAQLSDIADGHRAAHFACAAALALPDGTERVVEGRLEGTLRHTPAGTGGFGYDPILQPLGDTRTCAELTADEKNAISHRGKAFRGLVPVVRELLG; the protein is encoded by the coding sequence ATGAAGCGCCTGATCCTAGCCACCCGCAACGCCGGCAAAATCACCGAACTCCGCGCCATCCTCGACGCCGCCGACCTCGACGTAGAGCTGGTCGGCGCCGACGCGTACCCGGACGTCCCCGACGTCAAGGAAACCGGCGTCACCTTCGCCGAGAACGCCCTCCTGAAGGCCCACGCCCTCGCCCGGGCCACCGGCCACCCGGCCGTCGCCGACGACTCCGGGCTGTGCGTCGACGTCCTGGGCGGCGCGCCCGGCATCTTCTCGGCCCGCTGGGCGGGCCGGCACGGCGATGACCGGGCCAACCTCGACCTGCTCCTCGCCCAGCTCTCGGACATCGCCGACGGCCACCGCGCGGCGCACTTCGCGTGCGCCGCGGCGCTCGCCCTGCCCGACGGCACGGAACGCGTCGTCGAGGGCCGCCTCGAAGGCACCCTCCGCCACACTCCCGCCGGCACCGGCGGCTTCGGCTACGACCCGATCCTCCAGCCCCTCGGCGACACCCGCACCTGCGCCGAACTCACCGCCGACGAGAAGAACGCCATCAGCCACCGCGGCAAGGCGTTCCGGGGGCTGGTGCCGGTGGTGCGGGAGTTGTTGGGCTGA
- a CDS encoding HNH endonuclease signature motif containing protein, with protein sequence MPVSPYTRERLAEAAASSRTLSEALVALGVDPKGAARAYIRERMRLMKVDTSHFVSEGVRWTKEVLEPAVASSTNIYEVLRYLGLDEVGGNHTHISRRIRSLGIDTSHFTRRSRTKRTSLRRCGGDLLTEMPATGARRVPSSRLKAAILARGVEERCARCGTGPVWHGSAIPLEVDHIDGNWRNNRPENLRILCPNCHSVTDSYRGRNKRQRPTTAMPAKAVA encoded by the coding sequence ATGCCGGTCAGTCCTTACACCCGCGAGCGTTTGGCCGAGGCGGCGGCTTCGTCCCGTACGTTGTCGGAGGCATTGGTCGCGTTAGGGGTGGATCCGAAGGGGGCGGCGCGTGCTTACATCCGTGAGCGCATGCGGCTGATGAAGGTCGACACCTCACACTTCGTCAGCGAGGGTGTTCGCTGGACCAAAGAAGTACTGGAGCCTGCGGTGGCTTCCTCCACGAACATCTATGAGGTACTGCGGTATCTCGGCCTCGACGAGGTGGGCGGCAATCACACACACATCAGCCGCCGCATCCGCTCGCTGGGAATCGATACTTCACATTTCACGCGCAGAAGCCGCACGAAGCGCACTTCCCTCCGCCGCTGCGGCGGTGACTTGCTGACGGAAATGCCGGCCACCGGTGCCCGCCGGGTGCCGAGCAGCCGCCTGAAGGCGGCGATTCTGGCCCGCGGCGTCGAGGAGAGGTGTGCTCGATGCGGCACAGGGCCAGTCTGGCACGGCAGCGCCATTCCCCTGGAAGTTGATCACATCGACGGAAACTGGCGGAACAACCGCCCAGAGAACTTGCGGATTCTTTGCCCCAACTGCCATTCGGTGACGGACTCCTATCGAGGACGCAACAAGAGGCAGCGCCCGACCACCGCAATGCCCGCCAAGGCGGTGGCATGA